One window of Rasiella rasia genomic DNA carries:
- a CDS encoding alpha/beta hydrolase, which yields MRKSKIVITIITLFLCFKGIAQFNQNSEKQIVVGKVDSLYSKILKEQREIWIHTPEDFNSTKKYPVIYVLDASQQFYVITGMQKQLTPFKIPQSIIVGITNTDRTRDFTNTNVPFQRGHESETSGGASNFLKFINQELKPYINNKYPTENNNTIIGHSTGGLFVLYSYLHHENSFDNYLAIDPSLWWDEENLVKETQELLNKGNRKEKSLYIAVANSIGKAMDTAKVRKDKTVPTEQIRANLKFHDLLVKNNKEINFKWEYFENEDHGSIVVPAQYNGLRYIFSWFPFPEMWRFNTPKEYSAKELTEPFKTHYEKLSIQMKREVKPDWELLNQVGFFMLDGHNLPKKALAYLELNADFYPNESKSFVALGNYFLSQKNKSEAIDNYKKAVGIDGNQEAQAKLKELE from the coding sequence ATGAGAAAGTCTAAAATTGTAATAACCATAATTACCTTGTTCCTATGTTTCAAAGGAATAGCACAATTTAATCAAAATAGCGAAAAGCAAATAGTAGTTGGGAAGGTTGATAGCTTATATTCCAAAATACTAAAAGAGCAAAGAGAAATTTGGATACATACACCTGAGGACTTTAATAGCACTAAAAAATATCCAGTTATTTATGTATTGGACGCATCTCAACAATTTTATGTTATTACTGGAATGCAAAAGCAACTAACGCCTTTCAAAATTCCTCAATCTATAATAGTTGGTATTACCAATACGGATAGAACAAGAGATTTCACGAATACTAATGTTCCTTTTCAACGCGGACACGAATCGGAAACTTCTGGAGGTGCCAGTAATTTTTTAAAATTCATAAATCAAGAATTAAAACCTTATATCAACAATAAATACCCAACCGAAAACAACAATACCATTATTGGTCATTCTACAGGAGGTCTTTTTGTACTTTATTCATACTTACATCACGAAAATTCTTTTGATAATTATTTGGCAATTGACCCAAGTCTTTGGTGGGACGAAGAAAATTTGGTTAAAGAAACTCAAGAACTACTAAATAAAGGAAATCGAAAAGAAAAGTCATTATATATAGCTGTGGCTAATAGTATTGGCAAAGCAATGGACACGGCTAAAGTTAGAAAAGACAAAACAGTTCCTACTGAACAGATTAGAGCCAATTTAAAGTTTCACGACCTATTAGTAAAAAATAATAAAGAGATTAATTTTAAATGGGAATACTTTGAGAATGAAGACCACGGAAGCATTGTTGTTCCAGCCCAGTATAATGGATTGCGGTATATTTTCTCTTGGTTTCCATTCCCAGAAATGTGGCGTTTTAACACACCAAAAGAATATTCCGCCAAAGAATTAACAGAACCATTTAAAACCCACTATGAAAAATTGAGCATTCAAATGAAACGTGAAGTAAAACCTGATTGGGAATTACTAAATCAAGTTGGGTTCTTTATGTTGGATGGACATAATCTTCCTAAAAAAGCGTTAGCATATTTAGAACTGAATGCTGATTTCTATCCTAATGAATCAAAAAGTTTTGTTGCTTTAGGGAATTACTTTTTATCTCAAAAAAACAAATCAGAAGCAATTGACAACTATAAAAAAGCAGTTGGAATAGACGGAAATCAAGAAGCTCAAGCTAAACTAAAGGAATTAGAATAG
- a CDS encoding tetratricopeptide repeat protein: MQEKPIYILIISLLFCSCDFTTAEQYYDLAYELEEKGKYAEAIPYLDKAIEKKADFKPALLNRGADKSILKDYNGAIADYKMILKYDADNTQALMNIGNNYKRLDDNENAVLFYTKALNTKGAIKSDSIYIDINIYGQWDREADYYVRKYEIEFERGISYIHLKKYQLAIKDLKQSVEYQYELPDALSWLGEAYYYSKDTLNARKYLTKASKYGMLDAQELLKRLDSI; encoded by the coding sequence ATGCAAGAAAAACCAATCTACATATTAATAATCTCACTTTTATTTTGCTCTTGTGACTTTACAACAGCAGAACAATATTATGATTTAGCATACGAACTTGAAGAAAAAGGGAAATACGCTGAAGCCATTCCATATTTAGATAAAGCGATTGAGAAAAAAGCGGATTTTAAACCTGCGTTGTTGAACCGTGGCGCAGACAAATCTATTCTTAAAGATTATAATGGAGCAATTGCGGATTATAAAATGATTTTAAAATATGATGCTGACAATACTCAAGCACTTATGAATATTGGTAATAACTATAAACGATTGGATGATAACGAAAATGCTGTTTTATTTTATACGAAAGCTTTAAATACAAAAGGTGCTATTAAATCGGACAGTATTTATATTGATATAAATATTTACGGACAATGGGACAGAGAAGCTGATTATTACGTAAGAAAATATGAAATCGAATTTGAACGTGGAATTTCATATATTCATTTAAAAAAATATCAGCTTGCAATAAAAGATTTAAAACAGTCTGTCGAATATCAATATGAATTACCAGATGCTTTGAGTTGGCTTGGCGAAGCTTATTATTACTCAAAAGACACATTAAATGCTCGTAAATATTTAACTAAAGCTTCTAAATACGGAATGTTAGATGCGCAAGAGTTATTGAAAAGATTGGATAGTATATGA
- a CDS encoding transposase has protein sequence MYKNDGYSRRYSESFKLKVLTELSKGNHSKRQIGLLYGIQPSTINEWIKKYNRTDLMNTRVIVQTDDEISRIKALQKELKQLKELLIKKDLDKMIDDSYLEVAAEKLGYKDVSELKKKLNIKP, from the coding sequence ATGTATAAAAATGATGGATATTCAAGACGTTACAGCGAGAGCTTTAAATTGAAAGTTCTGACAGAACTTTCAAAAGGTAACCACTCCAAAAGACAAATCGGACTCCTTTACGGAATCCAGCCCAGTACCATTAACGAATGGATCAAAAAGTACAATCGAACCGATTTAATGAACACCCGTGTAATCGTGCAAACAGATGATGAAATCAGCCGAATAAAGGCACTCCAGAAAGAACTCAAGCAGCTGAAAGAACTCCTGATTAAAAAGGATCTCGACAAGATGATCGATGATAGTTACCTGGAAGTGGCCGCCGAAAAACTGGGCTACAAAGATGTTTCGGAACTTAAAAAAAAACTAAACATCAAGCCCTAA
- a CDS encoding IS3 family transposase, whose translation MKTVEKNSKEKLFSKKIICHGFSLKRDALYKYQKRFVERKQLESQVIELVHKRRRTLPREGTRKLMKSLDCDFQKHNLKIGRDRLFRILRENDLLIRRKKYSSRTTHSHHRFYKYDNIIKDVAIDRPNQVWAADITYIRTIKGFCYLALITDMHSRKIVGFDLSDSLELSGCVRALKKALYANRGLKNLIHHSDRGIQYCSNVYTNELKRKSIAISMTQENHCYENALAERVNGILKDEFYLDQTFASVKEAKSATKNAIKLYNSERLHLSLNYKTPNYVHKNAA comes from the coding sequence ATGAAAACTGTCGAGAAAAACTCAAAAGAGAAGCTATTCAGCAAAAAGATTATTTGCCATGGCTTCTCCTTAAAACGTGATGCGCTCTACAAGTACCAGAAACGATTTGTCGAACGAAAACAACTGGAAAGCCAAGTTATAGAACTCGTCCATAAAAGACGAAGGACACTCCCCAGAGAAGGTACTCGAAAACTAATGAAATCACTCGATTGTGACTTCCAGAAGCACAACCTGAAAATTGGAAGAGACCGATTGTTCCGGATTCTAAGAGAAAATGACCTGTTGATACGGCGAAAGAAATATTCGTCCCGAACAACCCATTCGCACCATAGGTTCTACAAGTATGACAATATCATCAAAGATGTAGCCATTGATAGACCAAATCAGGTCTGGGCGGCAGATATCACTTACATCAGGACCATAAAGGGGTTTTGCTACCTAGCGCTCATAACGGACATGCACTCGCGAAAAATCGTGGGATTTGACCTCAGTGATAGCTTGGAACTCTCTGGATGTGTCAGGGCGCTCAAAAAAGCCCTGTACGCAAACAGAGGACTGAAAAACCTGATACACCACTCTGATCGCGGAATACAGTATTGCAGTAATGTCTATACAAACGAACTAAAAAGAAAAAGCATCGCCATAAGTATGACACAAGAGAACCACTGTTATGAGAACGCCCTGGCAGAACGTGTAAACGGAATTCTAAAAGATGAATTCTACCTCGACCAGACCTTTGCCAGCGTGAAGGAAGCAAAAAGTGCAACCAAAAATGCAATCAAACTTTACAACTCTGAAAGATTACATTTATCTTTAAACTATAAAACACCTAACTACGTGCACAAAAATGCCGCTTAA
- a CDS encoding DEAD/DEAH box helicase — protein sequence MSSYFYLNAEKNALNINFIEALNKYSDENQSLIYVLDKPLTDQKYSYNYSKALIVLSPKNKIAILNFGERKDYENFENFVEDVIEDVGYISDKYLYKDIIGRTRNWRSSLLEIFNVTEEIEDLETFLTGLKLSTDVDRKKLELLISLFIGSINDIDRVKEEVPVTALDKVKQKIQLFDGDQTRFVYENPNKKKIRIQGLSGTGKTELLLHKLKDLYINDIDSRIFFTCHSRVLADSLRKRIPNFFNFMKVEQQIEWNERLWCTNSWGSNSFPNSGAYRYICAFYKIPFYSWSYQMSFSKACKMAIEDIKAKYSDKELKFALTYMFIDESQDFDENFFNLCELVTEKNIYIAGDIFQSIFDENISSTIEPDFLLGKCYRTDPKTLMFAHGLGMGLFEETKLRWLEEKEWKDCGYNVKIQDSKFHLSREPLRRFEDLEVDFESIRIVEISKSFSDTTINILNEIIDENKTIQPDDIGIILLDTHQDTYELADILEVKIQKKFGWEVNKAYETKERIPDTLFMSNRNNVKGLEFPFILCITSRIKDSPSYRNSLYTMLTRSFIKSFFLTQPGNKSGLTDAMKDGLKQIVSTQEMIIQEPTKEEKQKIQTRFKYSLKKMSHFDLMMSIFKELKIDKKYQDNLLQAAQKMNLLESDYETLKEFVQDNMKFLPKFIL from the coding sequence ATGAGTAGTTACTTTTATTTAAATGCAGAAAAAAATGCTTTGAACATAAACTTTATCGAAGCTCTAAATAAATATTCTGACGAAAATCAAAGTTTGATTTATGTTTTAGACAAACCATTGACTGACCAAAAATACTCATACAACTACTCAAAAGCATTAATTGTTCTATCACCAAAAAACAAAATTGCAATTTTAAATTTTGGAGAAAGAAAAGATTATGAAAATTTCGAAAATTTTGTTGAAGATGTAATTGAAGATGTTGGTTACATTTCTGATAAATATTTGTACAAAGATATTATTGGTAGAACTCGTAATTGGAGGTCTTCATTATTAGAAATATTCAACGTAACAGAAGAAATAGAAGATTTAGAAACCTTTTTGACAGGATTAAAATTATCTACTGATGTTGATAGAAAAAAATTGGAACTTTTAATATCTCTATTTATAGGAAGTATAAATGACATAGATAGAGTTAAAGAAGAGGTTCCAGTCACTGCATTAGATAAAGTAAAGCAGAAAATTCAATTATTTGATGGAGACCAAACTAGATTTGTATACGAAAATCCAAACAAGAAAAAAATAAGAATTCAAGGACTTTCCGGAACAGGAAAAACAGAATTACTATTACACAAACTAAAGGATTTATACATCAATGATATTGATTCTAGAATATTTTTTACTTGTCATAGTAGAGTTTTAGCAGATAGTCTTAGAAAAAGAATTCCTAATTTTTTCAATTTTATGAAAGTTGAACAACAAATTGAATGGAACGAAAGATTATGGTGTACAAATTCTTGGGGTTCAAACTCATTTCCAAACTCAGGGGCTTATAGATACATATGCGCATTCTATAAAATTCCCTTTTACAGTTGGTCATATCAAATGTCGTTTAGCAAAGCTTGTAAAATGGCTATAGAAGATATAAAAGCTAAATACTCAGATAAAGAATTGAAATTTGCGTTGACTTATATGTTTATTGATGAAAGTCAAGATTTTGATGAAAATTTTTTCAATTTATGTGAATTAGTAACTGAAAAGAATATTTATATAGCTGGTGATATTTTTCAAAGCATTTTTGATGAAAACATATCTAGCACAATTGAGCCAGATTTTCTACTTGGAAAATGTTATAGAACAGACCCAAAAACCTTAATGTTTGCTCACGGTTTAGGAATGGGGCTTTTTGAAGAAACGAAACTTAGATGGTTAGAGGAAAAAGAGTGGAAAGATTGTGGATATAATGTAAAAATTCAAGATTCTAAGTTTCATTTAAGCAGAGAGCCATTAAGGCGATTTGAAGATTTAGAAGTAGATTTTGAAAGTATTAGGATAGTTGAAATATCTAAATCATTCTCAGATACAACTATAAATATTTTAAATGAAATTATAGATGAGAACAAAACGATACAACCTGATGATATTGGAATAATTCTGTTGGACACACATCAAGACACTTACGAGTTAGCAGATATTTTAGAAGTGAAAATTCAAAAAAAGTTTGGTTGGGAAGTGAACAAAGCCTATGAAACTAAAGAAAGAATTCCCGACACTCTATTTATGAGTAACAGAAATAACGTCAAAGGATTAGAATTCCCTTTTATACTTTGTATTACTTCTCGGATAAAAGATAGTCCTAGTTATCGTAACTCTCTATATACTATGCTAACAAGGTCTTTCATAAAATCTTTTTTTCTCACGCAACCAGGTAACAAATCTGGTTTAACTGACGCAATGAAAGATGGTTTAAAACAAATAGTTTCAACTCAAGAAATGATTATTCAAGAACCAACGAAAGAAGAAAAACAAAAAATACAAACAAGGTTCAAATACAGTTTGAAGAAAATGTCTCATTTTGATTTAATGATGTCAATATTTAAAGAATTAAAAATCGACAAAAAATATCAGGACAACCTGTTGCAAGCTGCACAAAAAATGAACCTTTTAGAGAGTGATTATGAAACGTTAAAGGAGTTTGTTCAAGATAATATGAAGTTCCTTCCTAAATTTATTTTATGA